Part of the Lucilia cuprina isolate Lc7/37 chromosome 5, ASM2204524v1, whole genome shotgun sequence genome is shown below.
GCTGGTAGCACAGATTTGACCTCATCCTCTTCTTCAACTTCACACACCACACAAAGACAAACTTCTAACAGTTCGACAGCTTCGCTAGAGGCTTTGTCGAGACGTGGTTCTAATCCAGAGGCTGGTAGTACAGATTTAGGTGTAGGCAGCACTGCGGGTGGGGTAGGAGGTGGAAGTTGTTCTTCTTTATTGGGCAATTCCTTGTCTTCCTCAAGCGTATGTGCCTCACCCATATGTGTGCGTTCCTGTACCGCCTGGGCGGAGATTTTAATAAGACGTCCTACTGGTAACATTTCCTGGATAACACGCATACAAAATCCTTTATCAAATGATTGTTTTGGCTATGATGTGCCCTTTAGTAGCATGGTTTCGCTATTCTTGCCCACCCAACATGGTGGAGTATTTGGTCCCGATTTCTTGCAACCAGAAAATTTGGAAGAGATTAATGCTGTGTCCAAAGAAATCAAGGAAACAGTACAGAATGAAAATCTTAAACATGAACTAAGTATGACAAAGTCTTTGGAAGAAAGACCTAAAACTGTATCCAAAGCTAGAGCCTTACAAAGACAAGAAGAAATATCTTCATCGGCCCAAGCTGTGGCTGGCACCCAAGCCATAGATATACCGAAATTGACAACAGCTGGAAAACGTGGTAAAGAAGCCTTATGCGGTAGTGTTAGTGATGGTGAGGCCGATGAGGAATACTTAGCCATTGAAGGTGGACAAATGCGTGCTAGGAAACCAGTGAGAAGGGTAAACTCCAGTCCAGAAATGTCTTCTAGTTGGCGCAATACTTTCCTAATGAATAAACCAGCGCCCTTATCACAAGAAACAGCTGGTGCTACAGAGCTAACAAACGACTTTGAATTGCCAACACAACATCAGCAGCAAtcgcaacaacaaaaaaagaaaagtgtaCAATACAGCAAGGTAAGCTGTGAGGCCATACCCGAAGAAATAGCCGGTTCCACACCGCCACAACAAAGCAACAAATCTGATGCAACACTTAAAGCACCCGAAACTTTAACATTACCTCCCAAACAACTATCGGCAGATGATGTTAGTCAAAAAACTGCCACAACACAGCCCTTGGTGCAACAATCTGCCTCAGCCACTTCATTGAAATCTACCGGTACTGGCGCACAAGGAGAAGAGAAAATAGTAGCCAAACCTCCTTTATCACCAGCACCACAACATTCACCACGCATGGAGAGACAACATGCTCCAGCCATTAAATCCACTTCGTTTGGCTATCATCAGGGACTAGCCAAATCCAGCAGTGGTGGCAACAACTCTAATATGTCCTCCTCTCAAGGAGGACCCAATCAAAATAATGATTACAACAATGGTGAAATGCGTGGCCGCTCCAAAACCATTTCCGTAGTAAGAGAAGTTAATAATGGTAAATCCCGACCACCCACTACTGCCTTCTCGCGTTTTGGTGCCACTAAACCACAACTAAATACCAAACTCTGTATGAATCCCAGTTTTGTGTTCATGCAGCTGTATCACACCGGACAAGTGCAGGTAACTGATGTGCCTATTAAAGTGCCACCAGAACAAATGAGTGCAGTTAACCTGCTGGATTTGGCACCACCCTTTGAAACCCATAATATAGGCGTTTTATATGTGGGTCAGGGTCAGTGCAATAATGTCGTGGAGATTTTACGCAACTCACATGGCAGTACCAGATATGTAGAATTCTTGCGTAGCATTGGCACTTTGGTTAGCTTGAAAGATGCCgcgcaaaataatttatttgtaactttGGCTACTGATGGGGCGGATGGTAAATTTACCTATATATGGAAAGATGATATAGTTCAGGTAATTAGGAGCTAAGAAGTGGATTTGATTGATTGTTGATGTATTGAGAGTTTTGTATGtggtttttgttttcgtttaggTTACCTTCCATGTGGCCACTTTAATGCCAACCAAACTGAACAGTGATCCCAAttgtaatgagaaaaagaaaCACATTGGCAACGATTATGTTAATATAGTATACAACGAAAGTGGAGAAGAATATAATCTTAATACAATATCGGTAAGTTGaatgaaatcaaaacaaaaaatttttagttctattctgtactagttctgttctagttcagttctagttctgttctagttctgttctagttctgttctagttctgttctagttctgttctagttctgttctagttctgttctNNNNNNNNNNNNNNNNNNNNNNNNNNNNNNNNNNNNNNNNNNNNNNNNNNNNNNNNNNNNNNNNNNNNNNNNNNNNNNNNNNNNNNNNNNNNNNNNNNNNtagaacagaactagaacagaactagaacagaactagaacagaactagaacagaactagaacagaactagaacagaactagaatagaactagaacagaactagaacatatgAACATATTTTCAACACTGTCTTATTTGTCTCTTCCTGTTTTATCTTATTGATTAAAGTGTCTAATAAAATTTCCACAATTTGTTTCATGCAATTGCAAAGAAATAACATTTCTTCATCAATCATGATTGTCTATATTGTCTATagcaaaagttaataaaaagaCAGATGGGCTTTATTGATGTTCAAAttatagataaaaaaataataatacgcATATTATGTtatgataaataatttattaataactatgaataattctcataaaaataacttaaataataaataaactaaaaatatacacTTTTCTGAGGTtctgctttaaaatattttatatattaatatttatttaaaatttaataaatttcgaaaataatttattttgttcaaaTAACTTGGGAGTTTCTATGATTTCCTGCTGCATAATTAAAGTTGTCTGAATATCATTTGGtttagtacatttttttaaGCTATCAAGTATACAGTATTGTTTCTCACTATCATAGTAGAAGTCTTCAGGACAATGTTGTGTATACAACTGGCCATTTACACACAAATAGAAGGTATTACATTCTTTGGGTAAAGTTTGGAAATCTATACCCTCCATACCTAATTTAGCACAAGTTGTTTGTACTTCATTTCCAGCCATTTTATCTAAATTGCTAACATTCAAATCTTCCTCTAGTTCGGGTGTCATAGTGGGTTTCATAATACAGACTCCTTCCAAATCGGTAATACAGGCATTAAGCTGCGAATTGTAGTATTGATCCAAAggacaattttgtaaaatagcATTTTTAGAACGGCAAACATAATAAGTCTCACAGTTGTTTATATTCTCCATGACAGTGTGCTCAGGCATTAGGCAGTTACATTTAAATTCAGCATCATTTTTATAGGGTATACAGATGGCTTGCTGAGCATTAAAATAGTAATTAGGAGGGCAGCTGATTTTCTGGAATTGTCCCTTAACACAAGCCTCAAAGATAAAACAATCGTCTGGCATTGGTCTAATTGTACCATCAACACATGAAGCTGGTTGATTAAAATCTTTTTCACAATTAGCACCAACTTTGCAGGTGCGTGTTATGGGATCAAAGTGGAATGAAGGATCACAATTGTATTCGTAGGGCTTGTGGTTGATACAGATATAGAATTTCTGACAATTATTGTAACGCGGTAATATGGCTCCATTGTATTGCGATTTACATAAGTTAAGGTCTTGAATAGTATCAGCACCTTTCACTACATAAGTTAAAGCCAAAACAACCAATAGCACAAACACTTTTTGTAAGGaaaacatgttgttttttttttaattttaaagtaaaaattttcgtttttaaatcaaaacacTTTCGTTGTTCGTttagttttatgattttaaaatgttcttcTCCAAGACTTCATCAATTTCTTTCTTAACACTTAACTTTTAATGTTCTTCTCTTAACTGTTCAGCTTCAACTGTGTCTGTTTAACTATTATCACACCATTTATAAACCTCTTAACAAAACTGATTACAACtgcataataaataacaaataaaagttcttaaaaaatattatgttatcACTTTTTTTTATCAGCaactttattattgatttgtaaaGGAAGTGTATGTGTGAAGGTGTTTAGTTCCGATTTTTCTTGTTATTAGgtgttaataattttgatttttgtttatttcatttttttgtaaacttttaacTTATAATTAACTCTTATCTAGTATTAACAAACGTTTATATTAACATATTTGAAAACAACTAATCAGTgcataatttcttaaaacacaTGAATTTGTTATCATTTCTTTAGGGTTTAGAACAACATTTtggttaaaagaaatatttttttaattgatgtaCACTACATATACGGCTTAAATAGTTGGTTTTTCTTTAATCATGGTTTCgctcaaagaaaattttataaaaaaaatgttttcctcAGAAAACTTTTATGTAAAACTGTCTTATTACTGAATGTGAAAAAGTTCttgttcatttttagttcagatctagttcagttctagttcagttctagttcagttctagttcagttctagttcagttctagttcagttctagttcagttctagttcagttctagttcNNNNNNNNNNNNNNNNNNNNNNNNNNNNNNNNNNNNNNNNNNNNNNNNNNNNNNNNNNNNNNNNNNNNNNNNNNNNNNNNNNNNNNNNNNNNNNNNNNNNactagaactgaactagaactgaactagaactgaactagaactgaactagaactgaactagaactgaactgaactagaactgaactagaaccgaactagaactgaagtagaacagaactagaactgtactacaactgaactagaactagaagtgaactaggactgaactagaactgaactagaactgaattagaactgaactagaattgaactagaactgaagtagaactgatctagaactgaagtagaactaaactagaactaaactagaactgaactagaactgaactagaactgaactagaactgaactagaactgaactagaactgaactagaactgaactagaactgaactagaactgaactagaactgaactagaactgaactagaactgaactagaactgaactagaactgaactagaactgaactagaactgaactagaactgaactagaactgaactagaactgaactagaactgaattagaactgaactagaaatgaactaaacttaaactaaactagaactcttaaactaaatttatttgcattaaaatcacttttttgttgatatattaaaaaacaacatataaTCCTTAAACATGACACATTTatcgttattattattaaacgaaatgacaaaatcaatatctggcaataaaaaaatcaaattttctatgACAAACGACCCTGTTTTCGATACACAAACACACGATTT
Proteins encoded:
- the LOC124420115 gene encoding uncharacterized protein LOC124420115 codes for the protein MFSLQKVFVLLVVLALTYVVKGADTIQDLNLCKSQYNGAILPRYNNCQKFYICINHKPYEYNCDPSFHFDPITRTCKVGANCEKDFNQPASCVDGTIRPMPDDCFIFEACVKGQFQKISCPPNYYFNAQQAICIPYKNDAEFKCNCLMPEHTVMENINNCETYYVCRSKNAILQNCPLDQYYNSQLNACITDLEGVCIMKPTMTPELEEDLNVSNLDKMAGNEVQTTCAKLGMEGIDFQTLPKECNTFYLCVNGQLYTQHCPEDFYYDSEKQYCILDSLKKCTKPNDIQTTLIMQQEIIETPKLFEQNKLFSKFIKF